Genomic DNA from Roseburia intestinalis L1-82:
AAAGTTCCCCAGGTACGTTCCAGTGCCATGCCAAGCTGATAATAAAACAATGCCATGATCAGTAAGAAAATCAAATTTGAATCGGTCGGCATAAACACCCAAGTCACTAATCTCCATATCTGCCCATGTAAAATATGATACGGACTGAGTGTCAGATAGTTTAATATACCAGGCGATACATTTCTGAATACAAAGCCGATTGTATATGCCCCTATCAGCCAGATGATCAGATTTGGAACAGCGTAACGACCAATTTTACGTTCTAATTTATTTAACCAGTTCATCGGATAAAACCCTAACCTTTCTTTGAAAACACTACTTTTTTCAGTATATCCGTATGCCTGTGCTTTGTCAATCCAGGCTGATTTTATTCATAAAAAGTTTATATTTTTCCCCGATTTGCACATTGTCTTTTGTAAAATCATGTCGTATAATGTACTTTGCTTGGCTTTTGCCCGGCATTCTTTTTAATAAGAAGAAACAGCCACTTTATTTATATATTATCCGGATTTTCCGGAGTTACTGACTGGAGACCAGCTATGAAAAGTCAACCATAAATTAGCAAAAAATTTCTTTTTCATATCGGTGGTAAAAAAGGGTAACTTTAATAGAGCTCCCTTAGGGTGCTTTTTCAAAATCTATCGATATTGGTATACAGACCTCTTATTCGAGGTTGAATTCTACTTCGCCAGTGAGCATCTTCCAGATGACTCTGACAAGCTTGCCGGCACAGTGCCCAAGTGCATTGTAGTGAGACCGGCCTTCAGCCCTCTTGGCATCATAATAAGCCTTGAAGGTTGCGTTGTTTCTGACAACGTTCCAAGCTGCATTTACAAGGGCATATCGTAAAACACGAGAGCCACGTTTGGACATCCTTGTTGTCTTAGCCTGAAAGTTACCAGACTGATAAACAGAAGGATCCAAACCGGCAAAAGCAAGCAGCTTGTTAGGATTGGAGAAACGGTGAATATCACCTATTTCACCAAGAATCATTCCACCATTGATATAACCGATACCAGGAATGGTCATGATGACAGAATCGTTGAATTTCATGATATCCGTCATCTCAGCTTCAATCTTTTCTAATTGGCTATCCAGTAACTCGATTTGTTGAATGGTTTGAGTTATCTGAATAGATATAGCGCTGTCGTTAGCACCGACAGACTTCTGTGCGAGAACTCTTAATTCTTTGGCCTGTTCTTTGGTAAAGTGTCCGTGTGAGTTCACTTTGAGCAGATTTGCCAGATGAGTCATATGCATGGAAGCAATCTCTTTTGGAGAAGGTGCTTCTTTTAATAAAGCATAGACAGCGTGTTGATGCAGACCGGATTTGAAAAAGTATTGAATCTCCGGAAAGACCTGATCAACATAGGTTGTCAGTTGAATTTTCAATCGGGTACGTTGCTTTATGGTTTTCTGACGGAAACGTCCCAATGCCTTAAGATCCATCATATCGAGATCGAAGAAGCTGACGAATCTGAGGTTGTCCTGCATCATAAGAGTTTTAGCAATCACGTAAGTGTCGACCTTATCTGTCTTAGTTTTGCGAACGTTATTTTTTCGCATTTGACAGGTTTTGATGGGGTTCAACACACACACTTGGTAAAGCTCAGTAACAAGGTATCGAACAAGGTTGTCACCGTAGTGTGCCGTTGACTCAAGACCGATGATGAGGCTGTTCTTATCGAATGATTCGAGTTTAGAGACCAGCAGTTGGAAGCCATCAGCGTCATTTGTGAATTTGAACGGCTCAATGATTATTTCACCGTCGGAAGAAATCGCAGCGGCGAAATGATTAAGTTTGGCAATATCAATGCCTACGTAAATTTTCATGAGGTTGTACCTCCCTTTCCTAAAGTCTGATACCATGATGTCCACCAACGATTATCATCGTAGACTTGATAGAAATAAGTACTCTGAGTGAAAAACACTCCGGCAACATCCAGCTAATAAACAATTCAGATAAAGGTAGTGGCAATACACTCCAGTTGAGTAGTCAAGCTACAGAAAACAAATCAAAAGTCCATAGTATCTGAATTGTATTGAACCACGATATTAAAAGAAAGGAAATATGTGATAATTAACTTCCTAATTATCATACAAGGAAATTATGGAAAATAATACGCTTCACAAACTTGGAATTGATATCGGTTCTACCACCGTAAAGGTTGCTGTGCTCGACGAGCATGACAATCTGCTCTTTTCCGATTATGAAAGACATTTTGCCAACATACGGGAAACGCTTTCTTCTCTGATCCAAAAAGCATTCGATCAGCTCGGTGACCGGAAGGTTGCTCCAATGATCACCGGTTCCGGCGGACTTACACTTGCAAAGCACTTAGATGTTCCTTTCGTACAGGAAGTTATCTCTGTGTCTACCGCCTTACAGCACTATGCTCCACAAACAGACGTTGCGATCGAGCTCGGCGGTGAAGACGCATAAATTATTTATTTTGAGGGCGGTAACGTTGAACAGCGTATGAACGGTATCTGCGCAGGCGGTACCGGTTCTTTTATTGACCAGATGGCTTCCCTGATTCAGACAGATGCCTCCGGTCTGAATGAATATGCGAAAAATTACAAAGCAATCTACCCGATTGCAGCCCGATGCGGTGTTTTTGCCAAAACAGACATCCAGCCTCTGATCAACGAAGGTGCCACAAGAGAGGATCTCTCTGCTTCTATTTTCCAGGCGGTGGTAAACCAGACGATCAGTGGTCTTGCCTGTGGTAAGCCGATCCGCGGCCACGTTGCATTCTTAGGTGGTCCGCTCCACTTTTTATCTGAGTTAAAAGTTGCATTTATCCGCACCTTAAACTTAGATGATGAGCATGCGATCACGCCGGACAATTCGCACCTTTATGCAGCGATCGGTTCTGCCTTAAACTGCAAACCGGAACAGAATACCACTCTCTCTTCCATGCTTGAGAAATTAAACTCTGATATACATATGGAATTCGAGGTAGCACGTCTTGATCCGTTATTTAAAGATCAGGCAGAATACGATACCTTCCGTGCCCGCCACGACGGACACAATGTAAAGACAGGTGATCTTTCCACCTACGAAGGCAACTGTTATCTCGGTATCGACGCCGGTTCCACAACAACAAAGATCGCTCTCGTCGGCGAGGACGGTTCCCTGTTGTATTCATTTTACAGCAACAACAACGGAAGCCCGCTTTCCACTGCGATCCGTTCCATCAAGGAGATCTATGAAAAACTTCCGGCAAATGCACATATCGTACACTCCTGCTCTACCGGTTACGGTGAAGCTCTCTTAAAAGCAGCGCTGATGTTAGACGATGGTGAAGTAGAAACGGTAGCCCATTATTATGCAGCGGCATTTTTTGATCCTGAGGTAGACTGTATCTTAGACATCGGTGGTCAGGATATGAAATGTATCAAGATCAAGAACCAGACGGTAGACAGTGTACAGTTAAACGAAGCCTGTTCTTCCGGCTGTGGTTCTTTTATCGAAACATTTGCAAAATCCTTAAACTTTTCTGTACAGGACTTCGCAAAAGAAGCTTTATTTGCCAAAAACCCGATTGATCTTGGAACACGCTGTACTGTATTCATGAACTCTAAAGTAAAGCAGGCACAGAAAGAAGGAGCTTCCGTAGCAGATATCTCTGCCGGACTTGCCTACTCCGTCATTAAAAATGCTTTATTTAAGGTTATCAAACTCTCCGATGCAAGTGAGCTCGGAAAAAATATCGTCGTACAGGGTGGTACTTTTTACAATGATGCCGTGCTCCGCAGTTTTGAAAAGATTTCCGGCTGTGAATGTGTCCGTCCGGATATCGCAGGTATCATGGGTGCTTTCGGAGCTGCTCTCATCGCAAGAGAACATCATGAAGCTGACTATCAGACAACGATGCTTTCCATCGACGAGATCAATGCATTAACTTTTGATACCAAACTTGCAAGATGTCAGGGTTGTACCAACCACTGTCTGCTGACGATCAACCGTTTCTCCGGAAACCGCCAGTATATCACGGGAAACCGCTGTGAGCGCGGTGTCGGCGGCGTAAAAAACAAAGAAAATATTCCGAACTTATTTGAATACAAGAATAAACGCTTATTCGACTACCCTTCCTTAAAGCCGGAAGAAGCCCCGCGTGGAACGGTAGGTATCCCAAGAGTTTTAAATATGTACGAGAATTTCCCGTTCTGGGCTACTTTTTTCAAAAAACTCGGTTTTTCCGTTGTACTGTCACCACAGTCCACCAGAAAAATCTATGAGCTCGGCATTGACTCAATTCCAAGTGAATCCGAGTGTTATCCGGCAAAACTTGCACATGGACATATGACCTGGCTGATCCATCAGAATGTAGACTTTATTTTCTACCCATGTGTTCCTTATGAGCGTAATGAATTCCCGGATTCCAACAACCATTACAACTGCCCGATCGTAACTTCCTACGCGGAAAATATCAAAAATAACGTGGAAGATATTACTTCCGGCAAAGTACGTTTCTATAACCCATTCATGGCATTTACCAGTGAAGAGACATTATCCTCACAGCTTGTAAAAACATTTACTGCACCGGAATTTGCCATCCCGGAATCAGAGATCCGCGACGCTGTTTCCGAAGGTTACAAAGAACTTGCAGTTGTCCGCATGGAAATGCAGAAAAAAGGTGAAGAAGTCTTAGCTTATATGGAGAAAACCGGCAAACGCGGTATTGTATTAGCAGGACGTCCATACCATGTTGACCCTGAGATCAACCACGGTATCCCGGAACTGATCAATTCCTATGGTATTGCCGTACTGACTGAGGACTCCGTTTCTCACCTTCATCAAGTGGAACGCCCTCTGATCGTTATGGATCAGTGGATGTATCATTCCCGTCTGTATGCGGCTGCAAACTTTGTAAAAACCAGGGATGACCTTGATCTGATCCAGTTGAACTCCTTCGGTTGTGGCTTAGACGCAGTTACCACCGACGCAGTCAACGACATCCTGACAAAATCAGGCAAGATCTACACATGCTTAAAGATTGATGAGGTTAACAACTTAGGTGCTGCAAGGATTCGTATCCGTTCCCTGCTCTCCGCCATCCGTGTGCGTGAGAAGAAACAGACAAAACGGACAATTATTCCTTCCAACTATAACAGAGTTGTTTTCACGGAAGAGATGCGTAAAAATTATACAATTCTCTGTCCGCAGATGTCACCGATCCACTTTGAGCTGTTAGAACCTGCATTCTGTGCAGCCGGTTATAACCTGGTGGTACCGGATGTTCCAAGCCGCACCTGTGTGGATGTCGGATTAAAATATGTAAATAATGATGCCTGCTATCCGTCACTGATTGTGGTCGGACAGCTTATGAGTGCTGTTATGTCCGGAAATTATGACATGAACAAAACCGCGATCCTGATCTCGCAGACCGGCGGAGGCTGTCGTGCCAGCAACTACATCGGTTTTATCCGTCGTGCTCTTGAAAAAGCAGGATATCCGAATGTACCGGTAATCTCCATCAACTTAAGCGGACTTGAAAGCAATCCTGGCTTTAAACTGACGCCTTCACTGATCCAGCACGGACTATATGCATTAGAGTTTGGCGATATTTTCCTTCGCTGTCTGTACCGCACACGTCCTTATGAAGCAGTAAAAGGATCTGCGAATGCACTGCATGAGAAATGGAAAAAAGAAGTAATCTCCTTTATCACACAAGATAAACTGTTGTCCCACCGCAAATTTAAGCAGATGTGCCGTCAGATCATCCGCGATTTTGACAACCTTGACCGTGTAGATGTGAAAAAACCGCGTGTCGGCGTCGTTGGAGAGATCTTAGTAAAATTCCATCCTGCTGCAAACAACGATTTAGTCGGATTGTTAGAATCCGAAGGCGCAGAAGCTGTCGTGCCGGATCTGACCGACTTCCTGCTCTACTGCTTCTATAACACCGGATTTAAGGCTGACAACCTCGGTTTCAGCAAAAAGTCCAAACGCATTGGACGACTTGGCATCAATTTCTTTGAATGGTTAAGAAGCGCTGCCAGAGATGAATTTGAAAAGAGTAAGCATTTTGATCCGCCTGCTCATATCGACGATCTTGCAAATTATGCAAGAGATATCGTATCCGAAGGTAACCAGACCGGTGAAGGATGGTTCTTAACCGGCGAGATGATGGAGCTGATCCACAGTGGTACACCAAACATCGTCTGTACACAGCCATTTGCCTGCCTGCCGAACCACGTTGTAGGAAAAGGTGTTATCAAAGAGCTGCGCCACCGTTTCCCGGAATCAAATATCGTTGCCATTGACTACGATCCGGGTGCAAGTGAAGTAAACCAGTTGAACCGTATCAAACTGATGCTCTCAACTGCAAACAAAAATCTTGCAAAGCAATCTTTATAAATCACACACAGATTTATCATCATGCATTACCGTTTTCACAGCCGCGCTTATAGGGTGCGGCTGTTTTTCTTTTGTGTCTCTGTAAATATTATTTCCAGACAGCATAATAATTCCGGTTCTGT
This window encodes:
- a CDS encoding IS110 family RNA-guided transposase gives rise to the protein MKIYVGIDIAKLNHFAAAISSDGEIIIEPFKFTNDADGFQLLVSKLESFDKNSLIIGLESTAHYGDNLVRYLVTELYQVCVLNPIKTCQMRKNNVRKTKTDKVDTYVIAKTLMMQDNLRFVSFFDLDMMDLKALGRFRQKTIKQRTRLKIQLTTYVDQVFPEIQYFFKSGLHQHAVYALLKEAPSPKEIASMHMTHLANLLKVNSHGHFTKEQAKELRVLAQKSVGANDSAISIQITQTIQQIELLDSQLEKIEAEMTDIMKFNDSVIMTIPGIGYINGGMILGEIGDIHRFSNPNKLLAFAGLDPSVYQSGNFQAKTTRMSKRGSRVLRYALVNAAWNVVRNNATFKAYYDAKRAEGRSHYNALGHCAGKLVRVIWKMLTGEVEFNLE